A region of Myxococcus stipitatus DSM 14675 DNA encodes the following proteins:
- a CDS encoding non-ribosomal peptide synthetase, translating into MTHPRPQDLRAARSVTRAVEPRTETERAVALIWSEVLNVPGVGALDRFLELGGRSLMNSQVLARIWSVFRVELSPQELDELETVAAIAGRIDTLVAQRFRDVAESSVMHPVSRSDRPASGTAAHLALLFEQAVGSPDSRLSELLLVTEMERRLGAESWNEAARGPRAESCAHALVEAQAARTPDAVALVCEGRELTYAQLERRARQLAGHLRNAGVGVGDRVGVFMERSPEQLVSLLAILKAGAAYVALDTRYPPERLGYMVEDSNVARVLTRDSQWDSLPAPARGLALRVEALGSEEPGPRELTPLPRVPPESACYVVYTSGSTGKPKGVVLSHRALCNLLAWQRGHSPKADATTLQFAPLSFDVSFQEIFSTWSAGGRLVVPSAPMRQDLPALLDFMVEQQVERLFLPFVALQAVADAVVHGAKVPTSLREVITAGEQMQVTPAVVSLFEKLPGCVLENQYGPSETHVVSAYRMTGAPTTWPRLPPIGSPLPDVTLRVLDEQGRPCPAGVSGELFIGGVQLAQGYLEKPERTAERFIPDAHGRVPGERLYRTGDRARWNEDGVLEFLGRWDEQVKVRGFRVELGEVEAALRELPGVRDAAAGVHEDGPGDKRLVGYVVPESDAAWAPSAMKDALARRLPEHEVPSVLMKLSTLPLTPSGKLARGKLPPPDAASLRGSSPFVAPRGELEQQLADLFASVLKLPRVSVMDSFFALGGHSLLATLVVSRIRKSLKADIHLTTLFEAPTVAALASRIRGAPLESQPSWPALVKAPRGKPLPLSFSQERLWWLFKANPTSTAYNQPSAYRIKGALNVGALRASVQALVDRHESLRATFLEVEGRPYQQVAASLRVDLPLVDLRGRQDAEAALARCIDDDAREHFDLMRGPLVRGAVVRLADDEHVFIFSKHHIVTDGWSEGLITHEVVSFYSAFVRDEAPQLPPLDIQYADYAAWQRRWLSGSELEARLDYWRTVLADAPKLLDLPVDKPRPPTRTFNGTWLPVSLGRARSDALNALCQRERVTPFMALLAVFGSLLCRQARQEELVIGSPIANRALPELEPLIGLFVNTVALRVDLRGNPSFRQLLGRVRSVTLGAHAHQEVPIDQVVEAVVPRRPPDRAPLFQAMFVLQNAPTEVLALPELALVPMASDRGAAVYELTLSLEETGDGFTGLLEFNTDLFEPDTPRRWCDDFIVLLDHVLASPETRVGADAFIPGLDAQE; encoded by the coding sequence ATGACCCATCCACGCCCCCAGGACCTCCGCGCCGCGCGCAGTGTCACCCGTGCGGTGGAACCCCGCACCGAAACCGAGCGCGCCGTCGCGCTCATCTGGAGTGAGGTGCTGAATGTTCCAGGTGTCGGCGCGCTCGACCGCTTCCTCGAGCTCGGCGGCCGCTCGTTGATGAACTCCCAAGTGCTCGCACGCATCTGGAGCGTGTTCCGGGTGGAGCTGTCGCCCCAGGAGCTGGACGAGCTGGAGACGGTGGCCGCCATCGCGGGGCGCATCGACACGCTGGTCGCGCAGCGGTTCCGGGACGTCGCCGAGTCGTCGGTGATGCATCCGGTGTCTCGCTCGGACCGCCCCGCGTCCGGCACGGCCGCGCACCTGGCGCTGCTGTTCGAGCAGGCGGTGGGCTCACCCGATTCGCGGCTGTCCGAACTCTTACTTGTCACGGAGATGGAGCGACGCCTGGGAGCCGAGTCGTGGAATGAAGCCGCGCGTGGGCCGCGCGCGGAGTCGTGCGCGCACGCGCTGGTGGAAGCGCAGGCGGCGCGGACGCCCGACGCGGTGGCGCTGGTCTGCGAGGGGAGGGAGCTGACGTACGCGCAGCTGGAGCGGCGGGCCCGTCAGCTTGCGGGGCACCTGCGGAACGCGGGCGTGGGAGTGGGCGACCGGGTGGGTGTGTTCATGGAGCGGTCACCCGAGCAACTGGTGTCGCTCCTGGCGATTCTCAAGGCGGGCGCGGCCTACGTGGCGCTCGACACGCGCTACCCCCCGGAGCGGCTGGGGTACATGGTGGAGGACTCGAACGTGGCGAGGGTGCTGACGCGCGACAGTCAGTGGGACTCGCTGCCCGCGCCCGCTCGCGGGTTGGCGCTGCGCGTGGAGGCGCTGGGCTCCGAGGAGCCCGGCCCCCGGGAGCTGACGCCGCTGCCGCGCGTGCCCCCGGAGAGCGCGTGCTACGTGGTGTACACGTCCGGGAGCACCGGGAAGCCCAAGGGCGTCGTGTTGTCCCACCGCGCGCTGTGCAACCTGCTGGCGTGGCAGCGGGGGCACTCGCCCAAGGCGGACGCGACGACGCTGCAGTTCGCCCCGCTGAGCTTCGATGTGTCGTTCCAGGAGATCTTCTCGACGTGGAGCGCCGGGGGACGGCTGGTCGTCCCGTCCGCGCCGATGCGCCAGGACCTGCCCGCGCTGCTCGACTTCATGGTGGAGCAGCAGGTGGAGCGGCTGTTCCTTCCCTTCGTCGCCCTCCAGGCGGTGGCGGACGCGGTGGTGCACGGCGCGAAGGTGCCGACGAGCCTGAGGGAGGTCATCACCGCGGGAGAGCAGATGCAGGTGACGCCCGCGGTGGTGTCGCTCTTCGAGAAGCTGCCGGGGTGTGTCCTCGAGAATCAGTACGGCCCCTCCGAGACGCACGTCGTGAGCGCGTACCGGATGACGGGCGCACCCACGACGTGGCCCCGGCTGCCGCCCATCGGCTCGCCGCTGCCCGACGTGACGCTGCGGGTGCTGGATGAGCAGGGGCGGCCGTGCCCCGCGGGTGTGTCGGGAGAGCTGTTCATCGGCGGCGTGCAGCTGGCGCAGGGGTATCTGGAGAAGCCGGAGCGGACCGCGGAGCGCTTCATCCCGGACGCGCACGGACGGGTGCCCGGCGAGCGGCTCTACCGGACGGGAGACCGGGCGCGCTGGAACGAGGACGGGGTGCTGGAGTTCCTGGGGCGGTGGGACGAGCAGGTGAAGGTGCGGGGCTTCCGGGTGGAGTTGGGCGAAGTCGAGGCGGCGCTTCGGGAGCTGCCCGGTGTCCGCGACGCCGCCGCGGGCGTGCATGAGGACGGGCCCGGCGACAAGCGCCTGGTGGGGTACGTGGTGCCGGAGTCGGACGCCGCCTGGGCGCCCTCGGCGATGAAGGACGCGCTGGCGCGCAGGCTCCCGGAGCACGAGGTCCCCTCGGTGCTCATGAAGCTGAGCACGCTGCCGCTGACGCCCAGCGGGAAGCTCGCGCGCGGGAAGCTGCCGCCGCCGGACGCCGCCAGCCTGCGGGGCTCGTCGCCCTTCGTGGCGCCTCGTGGCGAGCTGGAGCAGCAACTGGCGGACCTGTTCGCCTCGGTGCTGAAGCTGCCCCGCGTGAGCGTCATGGACAGCTTCTTCGCGCTGGGCGGCCACTCACTGCTGGCGACGCTGGTGGTGTCGCGCATCCGCAAGTCCCTCAAGGCGGACATCCACCTGACGACGCTCTTCGAGGCCCCCACCGTCGCCGCGCTCGCGAGCCGCATCCGTGGCGCGCCGCTCGAGTCGCAGCCCTCATGGCCGGCCCTGGTGAAGGCGCCGCGCGGCAAGCCCCTGCCGCTGTCCTTCTCGCAGGAGCGGCTGTGGTGGCTGTTCAAGGCGAACCCCACCTCGACGGCCTACAACCAGCCCTCCGCCTACCGCATCAAGGGCGCGCTGAACGTCGGGGCCCTGCGGGCGTCGGTGCAGGCGCTGGTGGACCGCCATGAGTCCCTGCGCGCCACCTTCCTGGAGGTGGAGGGGCGGCCCTACCAGCAGGTCGCCGCGTCGCTTCGCGTGGACCTGCCGCTGGTGGACCTGCGGGGCAGGCAGGACGCGGAGGCGGCGCTCGCGCGGTGCATCGACGACGACGCGCGCGAGCACTTCGACCTGATGCGCGGCCCGCTCGTGCGAGGCGCCGTGGTCCGCCTGGCCGACGACGAGCACGTCTTCATCTTCAGCAAGCACCACATTGTCACCGACGGCTGGTCGGAGGGGCTCATCACCCACGAGGTGGTGAGCTTCTACTCGGCCTTCGTGCGGGACGAGGCGCCCCAGCTCCCGCCGCTCGACATCCAGTACGCGGACTACGCGGCCTGGCAGCGCCGGTGGTTGTCGGGCAGCGAGCTGGAGGCCCGGCTGGACTACTGGCGCACCGTCCTGGCGGATGCACCCAAGCTGCTCGACCTCCCCGTCGACAAGCCGCGCCCCCCCACGCGGACGTTCAACGGCACCTGGCTTCCCGTGTCCCTGGGCCGCGCGCGAAGCGATGCGCTCAACGCGCTCTGCCAGCGCGAGCGCGTCACGCCGTTCATGGCGCTGCTGGCCGTGTTCGGCTCGCTGCTGTGCCGCCAGGCCCGGCAGGAGGAGCTGGTCATCGGCTCGCCCATCGCCAACCGCGCGCTCCCGGAGCTGGAGCCGCTCATCGGTCTGTTCGTCAACACGGTGGCGCTGCGCGTGGACCTGCGGGGCAACCCCAGCTTCCGGCAGCTGCTGGGCCGGGTCCGCTCCGTCACGCTCGGCGCGCATGCCCATCAGGAAGTGCCCATCGACCAGGTGGTGGAGGCCGTCGTTCCCCGGCGGCCGCCGGACCGGGCGCCGCTCTTCCAGGCGATGTTCGTCCTCCAGAACGCCCCCACCGAAGTGCTGGCGCTTCCGGAGCTCGCGCTCGTCCCCATGGCCTCGGACCGAGGGGCCGCCGTCTACGAGCTGACCCTCTCCCTGGAGGAGACGGGAGACGGCTTCACGGGCCTGCTCGAGTTCAACACCGACCTGTTCGAGCCGGACACGCCTCGACGGTGGTGTGACGACTTCATCGTGCTGCTGGACCACGTCCTGGCATCGCCGGAGACGCGGGTCGGCGCCGATGCGTTCATCCCAGGTCTCGACGCGCAGGAGTGA
- a CDS encoding OmpP1/FadL family transporter translates to MKKTLSLMTLLAAGASQAAGFQIDTQSARSTGMGNAATAWLDDSSAIYSNAANILGVKRLDITVGDTGILPLLEFTPDGGTAQSQKLTVSPPPHVFAVFRPFESLAFGVGAYAPYGARSRWKDDFVGRFRGKESSLTAYYINPTVAYQPHEAIRVGAGLDIVRSTVEIRRGLNFVEGEGAIHLGGGAWGVGFNAGIQAELLPKELTLGVHFRSAVAVTFDGKADFQDVPVEFQQRMTDQRVSADVTFPATLALGLAFYPMERLTLAFDAQVTFWSSFEELAIEFPDTPALNNPVAKHWATKAKYHLGAEYAVTPRLQARAGFVADLAPSPEETLTPDLPDADRYKLTLGAGYTFGALRADAGYQFVILSDTTSTAPGMGGTYSGSAHVLSVTLGYAL, encoded by the coding sequence ATGAAGAAGACGCTCTCCCTCATGACACTGCTCGCCGCGGGAGCCAGCCAGGCCGCGGGGTTTCAGATCGACACGCAGAGCGCCCGCTCGACGGGCATGGGCAACGCGGCCACCGCCTGGCTCGACGACTCGTCCGCCATCTACTCCAACGCGGCCAACATCCTGGGCGTGAAGCGGTTGGACATCACCGTGGGCGACACGGGCATCCTGCCGCTGCTGGAGTTCACGCCGGACGGCGGCACCGCGCAGAGCCAGAAGCTGACGGTGTCACCGCCGCCGCACGTGTTCGCGGTGTTCCGCCCCTTCGAGTCGCTCGCGTTCGGCGTGGGAGCCTACGCCCCCTACGGCGCGCGCAGCCGGTGGAAGGACGACTTCGTGGGTCGCTTCCGCGGCAAGGAGTCGAGTCTCACGGCGTATTACATCAACCCCACCGTCGCGTATCAGCCGCATGAGGCGATTCGCGTGGGCGCGGGCCTGGACATCGTGCGCTCCACCGTGGAGATCCGCCGGGGGCTGAACTTCGTGGAGGGCGAGGGCGCCATCCACCTGGGCGGCGGCGCGTGGGGCGTGGGCTTCAACGCGGGCATCCAGGCGGAGCTGCTCCCGAAGGAACTGACGCTCGGGGTGCACTTCCGCAGCGCGGTGGCCGTCACGTTCGACGGCAAGGCGGACTTCCAGGACGTGCCCGTGGAGTTCCAGCAGCGGATGACGGACCAGCGCGTGAGCGCGGACGTCACCTTCCCCGCCACGCTGGCCCTCGGCCTGGCCTTCTACCCGATGGAGCGGCTGACGCTGGCCTTCGATGCGCAGGTGACGTTCTGGTCCTCCTTCGAGGAGCTGGCCATCGAGTTCCCGGACACGCCGGCGCTCAACAACCCGGTGGCGAAGCACTGGGCGACGAAGGCGAAGTACCACCTGGGCGCCGAGTACGCCGTCACGCCGCGACTCCAGGCGCGTGCGGGCTTCGTCGCGGACCTGGCCCCCAGCCCCGAGGAGACGCTCACCCCGGACCTCCCGGACGCGGACCGCTACAAGCTCACCCTCGGCGCGGGATACACCTTCGGCGCGCTGCGCGCGGACGCGGGCTACCAGTTCGTCATCCTCTCGGACACGACGAGCACCGCGCCCGGCATGGGCGGCACCTACTCCGGCTCCGCCCATGTGCTGAGCGTGACGCTCGGCTACGCGCTGTAG
- a CDS encoding cyclic nucleotide-binding domain-containing protein: MWTRFLPAGQVVVREGDTGASMFVILEGKVAVCREPTHRREARMLAMLNAGDFFGELALMTHCPRMASVVTVERTVVRELSLNGLAVAGARHGVEAPVVAMRCRERLLADALRSSPLLSGLSPGLWAQLGGALEPYSVGVGETLLSRGHPGDALYILLRGRCGVFHTHGDGRITAYPDMTEGDIFGEVSLLRGRLATATVTARTSCTMLRLDQTVFRKLFWGQAEIRRALVSLGLERMHRTMGVISSSTEG, translated from the coding sequence GTGTGGACGCGGTTCCTCCCCGCCGGGCAGGTGGTGGTGCGCGAGGGAGACACTGGCGCGTCGATGTTCGTCATCTTGGAGGGCAAGGTGGCGGTGTGCCGGGAGCCCACCCACCGCCGGGAGGCGCGGATGCTGGCCATGCTCAACGCGGGGGACTTCTTCGGCGAGCTGGCGCTGATGACACACTGTCCACGAATGGCCAGTGTCGTCACCGTGGAGCGGACCGTGGTGCGGGAGCTGTCGCTCAACGGGCTCGCCGTGGCTGGCGCGCGTCACGGCGTGGAGGCGCCCGTGGTCGCCATGCGGTGTCGGGAGCGGCTGCTCGCGGATGCCCTGCGCAGCAGCCCGCTGTTGAGTGGCCTGTCACCCGGGCTCTGGGCCCAGCTGGGTGGGGCGCTGGAGCCCTACTCCGTCGGCGTGGGGGAGACGCTGCTCTCACGCGGGCATCCCGGGGACGCGCTCTACATCCTGCTGCGCGGGCGCTGCGGCGTCTTCCACACGCATGGGGACGGGCGCATCACCGCCTATCCCGACATGACGGAGGGAGACATCTTCGGAGAGGTCTCCCTGCTGCGAGGACGGCTGGCCACGGCCACGGTGACGGCGCGGACCTCCTGCACGATGCTGCGGTTGGACCAGACGGTGTTCCGCAAGCTCTTCTGGGGGCAGGCGGAGATCCGTCGCGCGCTGGTGAGCCTGGGGCTGGAGCGGATGCACCGCACCATGGGCGTCATCTCCTCCAGCACCGAGGGCTGA